One Phragmites australis chromosome 23, lpPhrAust1.1, whole genome shotgun sequence DNA window includes the following coding sequences:
- the LOC133906306 gene encoding protein IMPAIRED IN BABA-INDUCED STERILITY 1-like isoform X1, translated as MGCAASRSGAVASPAYEVSSSSYEVSRSASASVSAELGSASIWSRPVRLEAFELGGADEEERRRPGEARLGGFRRYIEGEQAAAGWPSWLSAVAAEAVQGWVPLKAESFEKLEKIGQGTYSSVFRARELATGRLVALKKVRFDSVEPESVRFMAREILILRRLQRHPNVVGLEGLITSRSSCAIYLVFEYMEHDLAGLNSDPDVAFSEPQIKCYMRQLLEGLAHCHARGVMHRDIKCANLLVSNAGELKVADFGLANLFTPSTAAPLTSRVVTLWYRPPELLLGATAYEPSVDLWSAGCVFGEMHARRPVLQGRTEVEQIHKIFKLCGSPPDDFWRRSGVAHAAVFRPHHPYPSRLRDTFASSMPEPAFRLLATLLSLDPTARGTAATALDSDYFRTPPYACEPSSLPKYAPNKEMDAKFREDSRRRSNGRSHGGDAAKRLSRAHKSMQLPDTNQRHGNGHVHAEESLPGADDNAAARKDGETRLFVDLQPVPTISKQHGDGDDAAPRARTMSSSYKEAPRLAGRLPLSGPVQLAASTGFAWAKKPRPDAAAAAMTKRSSSKGPRTNNNGGGDAARTTTTVPYEVEKQEMIKQWARVAEAFGTSEAYNNRLRQTLDAKQLKTGKKYKGKVDRVDFSGPLLSQPRRIDELLQNHERQIRRAGRRSWFKKGDLLSLLMHAGLISLKLP; from the exons ATGGGGTGCGCGGCGTCGAGGTCCGGGGCGGTGGCTTCGCCGGCGTACGAGGTGTCTTCGTCCTCGTACGAGGTGTCCAGGAGCGCGTCGGCGTCGGTGTCGGCGGAGCTGGGGTCGGCGTCGATATGGAGCCGGCCGGTACGGCTGGAGGCGTTCGAGCTCGGCGgggccgacgaggaggagcgccGCCGCCCGGGGGAGGCGCGGTTGGGGGGCTTCCGGCGGTACATCGAGGGCGAGCAGGCTGCCGCCGGGTGGCCGTCGTGGCTGAGCGCCGTGGCCGCCGAGGCCGTGCAGGGGTGGGTGCCCCTTAAGGCCGAGAGCTTCGAGAAGCTGGAGAAGATCGGGCAGGGGACGTACAGCAGCGTGTTCCGGGCGCGGGAGCTGGCGACGGGGCGGCTGGTGGCGCTCAAGAAGGTGCGGTTTGACAGCGTGGAGCCCGAGAGCGTGCGGTTCATGGCGCGGGAGATCCTCATCCTCCGCCGGCTGCAGCGCCACCCCAACGTAGTCGGGCTCGAGGGCCTCATCACCTCGCGCTCCTCCTGCGCCATCTACCTCGTCTTCGAGTACATGGAGCACGACCTCGCCGGACTCAACTCCGATCCCGACGTCGCCTTCTCCGAGCCCCAG ATCAAGTGCTACATGCGGCAGCTGCTGGAGGGCCTGGCGCACTGCCACGCGCGCGGGGTGATGCACCGAGACATCAAGTGCGCTAACCTGCTGGTGAGCAACGCCGGCGAGCTCAAGGTCGCGGACTTCGGCCTCGCCAACCTCTTCACACCCTCGACGGCGGCGCCGCTGACCAGCCGCGTCGTCACGCTCTGGTACCGTCCGCCcgagctcctcctcggcgccacCGCGTACGAGCCCTCCGTCGACCTCTGGAGCGCCGGCTGCGTCTTCGGCGAGATGCACGCGCGCCGCCCCGTCCTACAAGGCCGCACCGAGGTCGAGCAGATCCACAAGATCTTCAAGCTCTGCGGCTCACCGCCGGATGACTTCTGGCGCCGCTCCGGGGTCGCCCACGCCGCCGTCTTCCGCCCGCACCACCCTTACCCGAGCCGCCTCAGGGACACATTCGCCTCCTCCATGCCCGAGCCCGCGTTCCGCCTCCTCGCCACACTCCTCTCCCTCGACCCCACCGCCCGCGGCACCGCCGCCACTGCCCTCGATTCCGAC TACTTCAGGACGCCGCCGTACGCGTGCGAGCCGTCGAGCCTGCCAAAGTACGCGCCCAACAAGGAGATGGACGCGAAGTTTCGAGAAGATTCTAGAAG GAGGAGCAACGGCAGGAGCCACGGTGGCGATGCGGCGAAGCGGCTGTCGAGGGCGCACAAGAGCATGCAGCTGCCGGACACGAACCAGAGGCACGGCAATGGCCATGTCCACGCCGAG GAATCGCTGCCCGGGGCCGACGACAACGCGGCGGCGAGGAAGGACGGCGAGACCCGGCTGTTCGTCGACCTACAGCCCGTGCCGACGATCAGCAAGCagcacggcgacggcgacgacgcggCGCCGCGCGCCAGGACCATGTCCAGCAGCTACAAGGAGGCGCCCCGGCTCGCGGGCCGCCTCCCGCTCTCCGGCCCCGTGCAGCTCGCCGCGTCCACCGGCTTTGCCTGGGCCAAGAAGCCCCGGCcggacgccgcggcggcggcgatgacgAAGAGGAGCAGCTCCAAGGGGCCAAGGACCAACAACAATGGAGGAGGAGACGCCGCAAGAACCACCACCACGGTACCATACGAGGTGGAGAAGCAGGAGATGATCAAGCAGTGGGCACGAGTTGCTGAGGCCTTCGGCACCTCTGAAGCTTACAACAACAGGTTGAGACAGACACTGGATGCCAAGCAGCTCAAGACTGGAAAG AAGTACAAGGGGAAGGTGGACAGGGTGGACTTCTCAGGTCCGCTGCTGTCGCAGCCCCGGCGCATCGACGAGCTCTTGCAGAACCACGAGCGGCAGATacggcgagccggtcgccggTCATGGTTCAAGAAAGGTGACCTTCTATCCCTGCTCATGCATGCTGGTCTAATTTCTCTGAAACTACCATGA
- the LOC133906306 gene encoding protein IMPAIRED IN BABA-INDUCED STERILITY 1-like isoform X2: MGCAASRSGAVASPAYEVSSSSYEVSRSASASVSAELGSASIWSRPVRLEAFELGGADEEERRRPGEARLGGFRRYIEGEQAAAGWPSWLSAVAAEAVQGWVPLKAESFEKLEKIGQGTYSSVFRARELATGRLVALKKVRFDSVEPESVRFMAREILILRRLQRHPNVVGLEGLITSRSSCAIYLVFEYMEHDLAGLNSDPDVAFSEPQIKCYMRQLLEGLAHCHARGVMHRDIKCANLLVSNAGELKVADFGLANLFTPSTAAPLTSRVVTLWYRPPELLLGATAYEPSVDLWSAGCVFGEMHARRPVLQGRTEVEQIHKIFKLCGSPPDDFWRRSGVAHAAVFRPHHPYPSRLRDTFASSMPEPAFRLLATLLSLDPTARGTAATALDSDYFRTPPYACEPSSLPKYAPNKEMDAKFREDSRRRSNGRSHGGDAAKRLSRAHKSMQLPDTNQRHGNGHVHAEESLPGADDNAAARKDGETRLFVDLQPVPTISKQHGDGDDAAPRARTMSSSYKEAPRLAGRLPLSGPVQLAASTGFAWAKKPRPDAAAAAMTKRSSSKGPRTNNNGGGDAARTTTTVPYEVEKQEMIKQWARVAEAFGTSEAYNNRLRQTLDAKQLKTGKKYKGKVDRVDFSGPLLSQPRRIDELLQNHERQIRRAGRRSWFKKGSKREQH; this comes from the exons ATGGGGTGCGCGGCGTCGAGGTCCGGGGCGGTGGCTTCGCCGGCGTACGAGGTGTCTTCGTCCTCGTACGAGGTGTCCAGGAGCGCGTCGGCGTCGGTGTCGGCGGAGCTGGGGTCGGCGTCGATATGGAGCCGGCCGGTACGGCTGGAGGCGTTCGAGCTCGGCGgggccgacgaggaggagcgccGCCGCCCGGGGGAGGCGCGGTTGGGGGGCTTCCGGCGGTACATCGAGGGCGAGCAGGCTGCCGCCGGGTGGCCGTCGTGGCTGAGCGCCGTGGCCGCCGAGGCCGTGCAGGGGTGGGTGCCCCTTAAGGCCGAGAGCTTCGAGAAGCTGGAGAAGATCGGGCAGGGGACGTACAGCAGCGTGTTCCGGGCGCGGGAGCTGGCGACGGGGCGGCTGGTGGCGCTCAAGAAGGTGCGGTTTGACAGCGTGGAGCCCGAGAGCGTGCGGTTCATGGCGCGGGAGATCCTCATCCTCCGCCGGCTGCAGCGCCACCCCAACGTAGTCGGGCTCGAGGGCCTCATCACCTCGCGCTCCTCCTGCGCCATCTACCTCGTCTTCGAGTACATGGAGCACGACCTCGCCGGACTCAACTCCGATCCCGACGTCGCCTTCTCCGAGCCCCAG ATCAAGTGCTACATGCGGCAGCTGCTGGAGGGCCTGGCGCACTGCCACGCGCGCGGGGTGATGCACCGAGACATCAAGTGCGCTAACCTGCTGGTGAGCAACGCCGGCGAGCTCAAGGTCGCGGACTTCGGCCTCGCCAACCTCTTCACACCCTCGACGGCGGCGCCGCTGACCAGCCGCGTCGTCACGCTCTGGTACCGTCCGCCcgagctcctcctcggcgccacCGCGTACGAGCCCTCCGTCGACCTCTGGAGCGCCGGCTGCGTCTTCGGCGAGATGCACGCGCGCCGCCCCGTCCTACAAGGCCGCACCGAGGTCGAGCAGATCCACAAGATCTTCAAGCTCTGCGGCTCACCGCCGGATGACTTCTGGCGCCGCTCCGGGGTCGCCCACGCCGCCGTCTTCCGCCCGCACCACCCTTACCCGAGCCGCCTCAGGGACACATTCGCCTCCTCCATGCCCGAGCCCGCGTTCCGCCTCCTCGCCACACTCCTCTCCCTCGACCCCACCGCCCGCGGCACCGCCGCCACTGCCCTCGATTCCGAC TACTTCAGGACGCCGCCGTACGCGTGCGAGCCGTCGAGCCTGCCAAAGTACGCGCCCAACAAGGAGATGGACGCGAAGTTTCGAGAAGATTCTAGAAG GAGGAGCAACGGCAGGAGCCACGGTGGCGATGCGGCGAAGCGGCTGTCGAGGGCGCACAAGAGCATGCAGCTGCCGGACACGAACCAGAGGCACGGCAATGGCCATGTCCACGCCGAG GAATCGCTGCCCGGGGCCGACGACAACGCGGCGGCGAGGAAGGACGGCGAGACCCGGCTGTTCGTCGACCTACAGCCCGTGCCGACGATCAGCAAGCagcacggcgacggcgacgacgcggCGCCGCGCGCCAGGACCATGTCCAGCAGCTACAAGGAGGCGCCCCGGCTCGCGGGCCGCCTCCCGCTCTCCGGCCCCGTGCAGCTCGCCGCGTCCACCGGCTTTGCCTGGGCCAAGAAGCCCCGGCcggacgccgcggcggcggcgatgacgAAGAGGAGCAGCTCCAAGGGGCCAAGGACCAACAACAATGGAGGAGGAGACGCCGCAAGAACCACCACCACGGTACCATACGAGGTGGAGAAGCAGGAGATGATCAAGCAGTGGGCACGAGTTGCTGAGGCCTTCGGCACCTCTGAAGCTTACAACAACAGGTTGAGACAGACACTGGATGCCAAGCAGCTCAAGACTGGAAAG AAGTACAAGGGGAAGGTGGACAGGGTGGACTTCTCAGGTCCGCTGCTGTCGCAGCCCCGGCGCATCGACGAGCTCTTGCAGAACCACGAGCGGCAGATacggcgagccggtcgccggTCATGGTTCAAGAAAG GCAGCAAAAGGGAGCAGCATTGA